The Oncorhynchus nerka isolate Pitt River linkage group LG15, Oner_Uvic_2.0, whole genome shotgun sequence genome contains the following window.
tacttacttacaaacacctttggcatcgattacaaGTGTGAGTCTTTTTGggcaagtctctaagagctttgcacacctggattgtggaatatttgcccattattcttttcaaaattcttcaagctctgtcaagatgttggggatcatggctagacagcaattttcaaaacttgccatatattttcaagcagatttaagtaatacctgtaacttggccactcaggaacattcactgtttcttagtaagcaactccagtgtagatttggccttgtgttgtaagttattgtcctgctcataggtgaattcctctcccagtctctggtgtaaagcagactgaagcaggttttcctctaggattttgcttacAGTAGCTCCATTTCATtgctttttatcctgaaaaactccccagtattTGCCAATGTCAAGTATAGCCATAACATgaagcagccaccaccatgcttgaaaataaggaggcagttactcagtgatgtgttgtgttggattttccccaaacatgaGACTTCACATTTAGACCAAAAAGTTTAATCCTTTGGTGTGttattttgcagtattactttagtgcctcgttgttgtaatatttgtattctgtatatttgtattctttTCACTCtctcatttaggtcattattgtgagtcactacagtgttgttgatccatcctcagttttctaccATCACAGGCAATGAACTCTATAGCTGATTTAAAATCACTAATGGCCTCATggtaacatccctgagcagtttcattcctgtcctgcagcttagttcagaaggacgactgtataTTTGATGtctctgggtggtttaatacatcatccacagcataattattaacttgaccatgcttaaagagatattcaatgtctgatttgttattgttacccatctaccaatcactgcccttcttttTGAGGCTTTCAAAAAgcaccctggtctttgtagttgaatctgtgtgcGAATTTCaatgcttgactgagggaccttacggATGTTGTATGTGTatgggacagaggaagggttagtcattcaaaaatcattcttcacaaagagtgagtccatgtaattTGTGTGATATTTTTTAAACCACATTTTACTCCTGATCTAATTTAGGCTTGCgtcaacaaagggtctgaatacttacgcaaATACTCGATTTTAGTTCCGAATAGTTTTTATCAAAAATAAAACTTGgatttttctttcactttgacattacagagtattttgtgtagattgttgacaaaaaagtGAATTCAATCCATTtttatcccactttgtaacacaataaaatgtgaagaaatccaaggggtctgaatacttttgcaaggcactgtatatgatccAGTTGAGATATCAAGTTACGTTAAACTCCCATTCAGAAGGGTTAGTGGAAAAAATCATCTGAGTCCTCACTGTCTAATGATACTCATCATGACAAAACCTGACTGTTGATTGCACCTTATGAGTCGCTAACAGCACCTGTAGCAGAAACTCACTTTAGTCAGGTAACATAACATGATTAGGTGCAAGGGGGCTTCTTATTTTCTGATAGTCCTTTCAGGGTAGCTTTTCAgtataaaaaaaacacaacaatAAGCAGCCAGCTACGTGCATGAAACCACTGTGGAGATGTTGATCCAGGTGTCAGGCATAACACTCAAATGGCCAGATCTCTCACACACTGTGATGTTCATAGGTCAATCCATGAGCTGTCACACAAAATAAGTCTAACATTCATTAGACATGATGATTTATTTTCCTCTATGTGCCAGACTATGCGTGTGTGAAACATACCACGAGACAACAGGTTGGCCTGTGAGGTTATACAGATATTTAATGAAGTACATCTGGGATGTTTACATATTTTTATGACATCTTGCGGGCCTACTGATGCACTGTCTGGTCCATCAGTCAAACTGTAGATATCTGAGGCTATGACTGATATGGGTGTGGAGTCTAGCTCGAGTTGGACTGTCTCTGGGTAGTTTACGGGCTTGTGTCTAGTCTGATGTCTGGGCCTATCTCCAGGTGGTGTATAGACCAACAGTTGGGCAAGTATGCAGATGGGGTACAGTTGTACTGTCTAAAGTTTCTCTGGACTGTTTTTTAAAGTATGTTTGaggtctcctgtctgtcttctGCTTTTTGAGCCTGTCACTGCGCTATTGAGCTAtttggagatgtgtgtgtgggcactTGTCTTCATGTGTTGATCGTCTGTCTGTGATTGGACTTTATGTTGTTGCGGAATtctatgcaagtgtgtgtgtgcatcttatCTGTGACCTCATTTTATAGACCTGGTTAACTAGTGATCTATTTCTAGTAAATAACACCAATGTGTCATTTTAAACACAGCGTCTCCGCTGTCGTCATGCATGCCAAAGTTAGTGACCCTGGATCATTTGACAACGTTCTTTTCCGATCTTGTCAATATTATTGAGAGAGAATTAGCTGAGTGCACAATCGAGGACTGCCATGTAGGCTACTGTCAATCATTGACAGGCTCAACTTAAATGGTCCCTATACACCAGTGAGATGAATAGGTCCCGAGACCTGATGAATAGTTCATTGATGTGTTGAGACTCATTTAAGCCAAACACAAGAGTAGGGGAAAGATAAGCCACAGAAGAGCCTTCAGTGCATGGAGTAAAATAGATGAAAAAATGATATCACTGCAAAAAGAAGAGCATTGGCTGGACTACAGTGGCTTCGGGGGACAGAGAAGGTGTTTTTGCGTGTGTGTAAAGGACGTCACGCTACTTGCTTAGCCAGTACCACTTCCTTCTGATTCGGCTCACACCAAGACTCAAACCCAGGACTCTCTATAGCACACATGACCGTCTTCCTTAAGCATCCCATCAGTCTGTGCCATATAAAAAGTTAGCTATTCAGTGgcgacacttcaggctgaggagtaagtTTCACACATCACCATGTGCTACGTTTACCCCTCAAACTTACTCAACAACGACCTTAGTGCTACTGTAGATCTGAGACAATTGGCACCACTGTAAAGGATGTCACGCTGCTTGCCTAGCACAACTTCCTCCTGATTAGGTTCACACCGAGGCTCGAACCCAAAACCTCTGCTTTGTTAGCACATGTGACCACCCTCCCAAAGCATCTTTACCAGTCAGCGCCACATGAAAAGCTAGCTATTCAGTGTCACAAGTGGGGACACTTCAGGCTAAGGAGTAAGTTTCACACATCCCCACCTGCGTGTATGTGTAGCTGAGTAATAATGTTTAAAGCATGGGTCAAGGTGTGTAACGAGTTGTACTCTGTTTTTCAGAGTAGCTGGTGCTGGGGACATTCAGAGAGCCGGGACAGAGCTGGGACCATGACTATGACCACTTCCTACTTCCTCTGCTGGACGACAAGGAGCCCTGCTACATACTATACCACCTCAACTCCCAGAACGCACAGGGATACGAATGGATATTCATCTCCTGGTCTCCTGACCAATCTCCATTACGTGTAACCGTGCaaccaaggttattatagtacaTGAAAACTGACACTAAAAAAGGTACAATAATTGAAAAACAATTTAGTAAACTGAAATAAAGAATGTAAACTAAAAACATAAAAAAACGAAGACTATACTGAACCTATTATCTTTGAATGCAAAACTAAATTAAATAAAAACCATCATAAATTATGTTTAGTTTTAGTTTCTTCTAAACTTTGGTTAAAAATCTAATGGAGTTTTCGAGCTTCTGAATCTAGTGGGTAAATGTTGCCAGTGGATGTCGATGTTTCAAATGAGCCCTGCTTGTGCATCACTATCCCTAGCTATCACTAGCTAACAGGGAAGAAATCTTAGGTTGAGCACGAAGCATGACTGGGCCAAGCTAGAACAGCTTCTGAAGTTGTTGGAGCCGTTCGTAATCCTCACCGACCAACTTCAATCTGACAGCCAGTCGCTGTCTGATGTGGTGCTGTGTCTTCTCAACCTTGAGGCACACTTGCATTCAACTTATGTTGCAAAACAGTTGGCACAGGTCCTCCTGAAGTCACTGCATACTAAATTATTCTGGCAGCCAACTTTTATCCAACCCCTGCAACAGCTTGCCTGATGGACCAAAGTGTGTCTCTAGCACTTCGCTCAACAGAGATGTAGCCACTGATGAGGGAAGCAGAGTCTTTTGTACATCAGCAAATCAGATAGTACAGCCGTGAAGCAGCAGGGTCCCAGGAAGATGCAAGCACCATGACTCGTGCAAGCATCTTGACCGCAGTGCTTCAGAACAATATCTTCCTCACATCAAAGATTGTGTCTGAGGTCACTGTCCGGGTAGCAACAGACAagcacagtatgagtcataatatccataaaacctagtggttaaacatggaaatggttccaatcgtttttccacaattcatttttcccatagaaGATTTTAAAATgacttaaaataaggtctgtgttttgtgtagattTAGCCTGTTATTATAATCATGTAAATCTCTCTAacacaaggtgacttttatcaatatattcacctGTATTTACCCCCAAAAATGGAAATTCGACTTAGCTGCTAATGTGCCCCGTGTGAGCTGGGGAAATACCTGGAAAAGGTTAAGGGTGACATGTTTACAGAGTCACCTCTCTAGTTCTGGCGGGCAAGGATGGCAGTTTATCCAAAGCTGTGCCCTGTGGCACTGGATCTGGTTTACGCCCCTGCATCCCAAGCGTTCATAGAGACAACATTCTCTTTCCGTGGACAACTGGTTTCTCAGGATTGAGAAACCAAATGACCACCTCTCTGGAATGCAGAAGATAAACCAGAAAATCCTGTTTGGTTGAACGGAAACAGACACAAGCTGGCTAGCTGTGAACTGATAGATTTGTGAAGCAATGTTGTATTGCTTATGTTTTTGCTGTTGTTGCCGCTGTTTTCATGAACCCTATTTGAAGGGGTTAGTCAGTGatctatgtcaaatcaaatcacattttatttgtcacatgcttgtaaacaacaggtgtagactaatagTGAAATTCATACTTTtggacccttcccaacaatgcagagagaaaaaaaataacaCAAGGACTAAATACACattgagtaacgataacttgactatatacacagggtaccagtacagagtcgatgtgcaggggtacgagttaattgaggtagatgtgtacatataggtagggataaagtgactaggcagcaggatagataacaaaagtagcagcagggtatgtgatgagtcaaaagagttagtgcataagggtcaatgcagatagtccgggtagcaaCAGACAAGCACAGtacgagtcataatacccataaaacctagtggtcaaacatggaaatggttccaatcgtttttccaccattcattttttccATAGACGATTTTAAAATgacttaaaataaggtctgtgttttgtgtagattTAGCCTGGCTTGAAGTTAttataaccatgtaaatctctctaacACAAGGTGACTTTTAGCAATATATTCACCTATATTTACCCCCAAAAATTGAAATTCTacttagctgctaatgtggctatcataaagaactacaaatgtcaTGATGATCTAGATGAGTCTGCCAAATCGATGCAAAGGTAAGAacctctggattaactatctaatgttcgCTAAATGTAGTAATAAATAATTTGACAAAATGTCTTTAAATGGACAATtatgtgaactgtcttgtgcaagttttacaAGCTTATCAgaacgtcacgccagggtaagtctaaacagcccttattttaagtgttctaaaaaaaaaagaaaatgaatggtggaaaaaacgattggaaccatttccctctttgaccgctagtttttattggtattatgacacctccactgtgggcctctattggttaactatttagcagtcttatggcttggggttagaagctgttcagggtcctgttggttctagacttggtgcatcggtaccgcttgccatgcggtggcAGAGAGAACACTCTATGACTTAGGTGGCTGCAGTATTTGAAAAATGCTATATCACCTggtagaggtcctagatggcagggagctcggccaaGGTGATGTCCTGTACGCAttgccctctgtagtgccttgcggtcggatgccaagcagttgatacagccagtcaagatgctttcaatggtgcagcttttgaactttttgaggatctgagggccaaatcttttcagcctcctgaggggaatGAGGCGTTGCCGTGCCTtcttcactactgtcttggtgtgtgtggaccatgttaattccttagtgatgtggacaacaaggaacttgaagctctcaacccgctccactacaaccctgtcgatatgaatgggggcgtgctcggccctccatttcctgtagtccccaATCAGGTCCAttgtcttactgacgttgaggaagaggttgttattctggcaccacactgccaggtctctgacctcctcctccctataggctgtctcattgtcttcagtgatcaggtctaccactgtcgtgtcatcggcaaacttaatgatggtgttggagtcgtgcacagccacacagtcgtgggtgaacatggCCCACTCcgctacagccctgtcgatgtggatgggggcctGTTGGATGGGGGCCTGCTACATAAACATAACATGTCAAATGTGCCATGACCTCATTTGTtgttttttcctctctctttctgtcagatAAAGGTACTTTCACTAAAGGTAAAAAAGCATTTGATTGGTGTAAACATGGGCAAGAGAGTTTCCTTCCACCATATTTCTTGCACCAGTCTTGGCGCTTATCCTTTAAATACAAGTCAAATTAGGATTGATTTATAATTTAAACCTAACCAAACCTATGTAATGGCCATGGAGTTGAATGACGTCCTCTAGTTGCCAAAAGCCTGTGTTAGCATGGGCAGCTCCATTGAGGATTCACCATTTTGATTTAGTCGACTTCCaccttcattggctgatccctcctgataaTCCAGTTGGCATGACCTGATGACCCGGTTGGAGTCATGATAGTGTAGCTGGGTCAGCAGGAGGGATCAAACAATGTATTTTACTTGTGAAGAAGAAAATTGACCATTTCAAGATAGAGATGGCCTCAATGGAGCTGCCCATGCTTTCAAAGACGCCATCATGACACAGATAGAGATGTGTTATTTATTTTCAAGTCTATGGTCCTGGCCAATGTATTACTACCCCCCAGTAGCAAGAAGGGACAGCCCCCCAAATAACTATATAGGCCTACAATGCATAATAGGCTCTCACGTATAGGCTACTTCCTGTCCCTAACACTAAAACTAAATAATATAAAAACAAAATGGAAATGTTTTTATCAaactgaaatgaaatgaaaactagcaaatcaagtctgaaaacaAACTGAAACTAAACAGAATATCAAGTTAAATCTCAAATGAATAGAAATAAAAATTAATATTAAATCacaaaactataataaccttgtgtgcaacacacacatactctcatgTTCACAGCAAACACATTTCACTCAGATCCATGTCTCATTCACCCATTCATGTTCACTACAGGTGAGACAGAAGATGCTGAATGCTGCCACCCGTGACACAGTGAAGAAGGAGTTTGGTGGTGGTCATGTGAAGGATGAGATGTTTGGCACAGAGGAGGTACAGTAGAAGCCATTTTTTTAAACTGATATACTCTGGTTATTCTCTTACCTGACTAATGATGAGGTTAGACCTGTTGGTTCTCAGCCTTCCCTAAATGGCTGACCTCTTATTTGCTCTCACTAGGAGGACATCTGTCTGGAGGGGTATCAGCGACATATGTCCACCAGCTCCGGCCCTGCCCCACTCACAGCTGCTGAACAGGAGTTGCAGAGAATTAAAATCAACGAGGTGAGACGATAAGCATCGACTAGGTTAATTAACGGCATCGAACAGGTAAATTATTATtgcatgtgtgtacgtgtgttttcACATACTGAGGACAGAATGGTGGAATCCCTCATCAACTAAAATAAGGAGGGTCACACATTTACCTCAACTAATGACCATGCATTCTACATTAACCCTGCATGACTGACAACTGGGAAACAGTAACACTGGTTTGACCCCAACAATTCTAATGTATCACTtaaaaatgtagaaaatatttgTAAACTAAATTCAAGGTAATCATTATTCGAGGGGAATGAATAACACTAGCCTCCTCTTTGAACAGCATTCACTGGCACTGTCTAGactagagagagtgtgagagtgagagcaTAGAACATGTCCATAAATGTGTCTGTGCAGATTGCACAGCTGCGTgtggtgtatttacctgtgtgaaCACAATATATACTATTTAGTTAAAAATGTTATTCTACATTTTCTTGTAAAGGGATACTTGTttttttggcaatgaagccctttatctacttccccagagtcagatgaactcgtggaaaccatttttatgtctctgagtacagtttgaaggaagttgctaactagagCTAGCACAATTGCTAGTTAgcattagctaacattagctaatgaaactacctctaacatccttcatactggacacagaggcattaaaatggtatccacgaggtCATCTGACTCTAGGGAAGTAGATTAATTTCCAAAAACCTGTAGTATCACTTTaagtaataatgtattgtgtctgtgtatatgctGCCCCCATCAGGTGAAAACAAAGACCAGTGTAGAGAGTAAGAGCCAAACACTGCAGGGCCTTGCTTTCCCACTGCAGGAGGATGCCAAACGGGTTCTACAACAACTTGCACAGAAACACATCAACTACATTCAGCTGGTGAGCCATATAGAAATGCCATTAGCCAACCAAATACAAACGATTGATATCTCTGGCGGCCACAATCTCAGCGATAATAGCCATGTATTCTGACCCAAGGCACACTGCCTGAGCCATACACAGTCATCTCAGTGGTAGctgtgtaatatgtgtgtgttgCAGAAGTTggacacagagaaagaaagagaaacagagaaagaaatgATAGAGCTGGTTCATTCCGACCCGACAGAggcccagtttctgtgttgttgtgggtttgtatgtgtatgtgtatgtgtgtatttcaggaaatggaaTCCTGGAttcctcaagcagctgattggtcggccccatCGCTGATTGGAGCTCTGACCCCTCCCTCTAATCAGGGGAAACAGCTGGCTCTTCAATTACCAACTCCTTCACCAGCTTGATAAAAGTCAGTGTTCCTTTGTCAGAAAAATAGCTTATTTTTATGTCCTGTGTTGATTTGTTGTGGCAGTCTGTAAAAGTTTTGTGGATATTATTTTGTAGGCGCTCCTTCCAAGGTATGTGTATGCCAATAGGACTTAgtgtttttggttattgaaatTGTTCACTAAGTATTAGTAactattctgtttcatttgttccggGGGAGAAGGGGAGCGCACCTTGGGAGTGTTTAGGTAAGAGGCCTGCGGGCACACATAACCTGTAGAATTTAatctgtctatgcacactaggtaaTACCCCTGGTATTTTGTTAGCGAGCCAGTTGGTGCtaaaggttaggtaagtagtgggaaggtaggagaggggactctttaacttactttctttgctttggttccgtccagccccttttcccccaCCTTACCGTGTTTTAAGGAATAATCAATTCCCTGTAACAGTAtttttctctgcctctgtctttcCCCGCACCTACTAACGCACTTTTTTTtttcactccacggggagttgagatgtagcagggtgttgtgttcccCCCTCCAAGGGGCAtatgtctctcacacacagacagacagatggactgacAAACATGAAAGACCAATGGATGGTCTTACAGATGCCTCAGCCAAATTTCTCTATTGCAAATGTCACAGATCTACAGAAGAAGCCTGTCCATCTGATGTGTTGTCCATAGGTTAaactttccccaaattcccagTTTTTTCCCCCCTGGAAATCCTGGTTAGAGGCTtcctggatttcctgcttattccctcgtgactccaggaatcttccaaccagtttttctggaaaaccagggcaTTTGTGGAATattactggaattttgcaaccctagttatCCATACCTTGCCTGTTGTCACTAAATGTTTTGCATCAAACATGTTTGTAAAAACAGAGGATAATGAGAGGAATTCTAAGTGAGA
Protein-coding sequences here:
- the LOC115143438 gene encoding twinfilin-2-like, coding for MLNAATRDTVKKEFGGGHVKDEMFGTEEEDICLEGYQRHMSTSSGPAPLTAAEQELQRIKINEVKTKTSVESKSQTLQGLAFPLQEDAKRVLQQLAQKHINYIQLVSHIEMPLANQIQTIDISGGHNLSDNSHVF